One genomic window of Prochlorococcus marinus str. NATL2A includes the following:
- a CDS encoding form I ribulose bisphosphate carboxylase large subunit yields the protein MAKKYDAGVKEYRDTYFTPDYVPLDTDLLACFKCTGQEGVPKEEVAAAVAAESSTGTWSTVWSELLVDLEFYKGRCYRIEDVPGDKDAFYAFIAYPLDLFEEGSITNVLTSLVGNVFGFKALRHLRLEDIRFPMAFIKTCGGPPSGIVVERDRLNKYGRPLLGCTIKPKLGLSGKNYGRVVYECLRGGLDLTKDDENINSQPFQRWRERFEFVAEAVKLAQQETGEVKGHYLNCTATTPEEMYKRAEFAKELDMPIIMHDYITGGFTANTGLANWCRENGMLLHIHRAMHAVIDRHPQHGIHFRVLAKCLRLSGGDQLHTGTVVGKLEGDRQTTLGYIDNLRESFVPEDRTRGNFFDQDWGSMPGVFAVASGGIHVWHMPALLAIFGDDSCLQFGGGTHGHPWGSAAGAAANRVALEACVKARNAGREIEKESRDILLEAAKHSPELAIALETWKEIKFEFDTVDKLDVQ from the coding sequence AGCTGTTGCGGCTGAATCATCTACAGGTACATGGTCAACAGTTTGGTCAGAATTACTTGTAGATCTTGAATTCTACAAAGGCCGCTGTTACCGCATTGAAGATGTCCCTGGTGACAAGGATGCCTTCTATGCATTTATTGCTTATCCCTTAGATCTTTTTGAAGAAGGATCTATAACTAACGTTTTGACATCACTTGTTGGAAACGTCTTTGGTTTTAAAGCTTTGCGTCATCTTCGACTTGAAGATATTCGCTTCCCAATGGCATTTATCAAAACCTGCGGCGGACCACCTAGTGGAATAGTAGTTGAACGTGATCGTCTTAATAAATACGGTCGTCCATTACTTGGTTGTACTATTAAGCCAAAACTTGGTCTTTCTGGTAAAAACTACGGTCGTGTTGTTTACGAATGCCTTCGTGGTGGTCTTGATCTAACTAAAGATGATGAGAATATCAATTCTCAGCCATTCCAGCGTTGGAGAGAGCGTTTTGAATTTGTTGCTGAAGCGGTAAAGCTAGCTCAACAGGAAACTGGTGAAGTTAAAGGTCACTACCTGAATTGCACAGCAACTACTCCTGAAGAGATGTATAAGCGTGCTGAGTTCGCTAAAGAACTTGACATGCCAATCATCATGCATGACTACATAACTGGTGGTTTTACTGCTAATACAGGTCTTGCTAATTGGTGCCGTGAAAATGGCATGCTTCTTCATATTCACCGTGCTATGCATGCGGTTATCGACCGTCATCCTCAGCATGGTATCCACTTCAGAGTTCTTGCTAAGTGTTTGCGTCTATCTGGCGGAGATCAACTTCATACCGGAACAGTTGTTGGAAAACTAGAAGGAGATCGTCAAACAACTCTTGGTTATATCGATAACCTACGTGAATCCTTTGTTCCTGAAGACCGTACTCGCGGTAACTTCTTTGATCAAGATTGGGGTTCTATGCCTGGTGTATTTGCTGTGGCATCTGGTGGTATTCATGTTTGGCATATGCCAGCATTGCTTGCAATCTTTGGAGATGATTCATGTCTCCAATTTGGAGGTGGTACCCATGGACACCCTTGGGGATCAGCTGCTGGTGCGGCCGCTAACCGAGTAGCTCTAGAGGCATGTGTGAAAGCGCGTAATGCAGGCAGAGAAATCGAAAAAGAAAGTCGCGATATCCTTCTAGAAGCCGCAAAGCATAGCCCTGAGTTGGCAATTGCTCTTGAGACATGGAAGGAGATTAAGTTCGAATTCGATACAGTCGATAAACTCGACGTTCAGTAG
- a CDS encoding ribulose bisphosphate carboxylase small subunit → MPFQSTVGDYQTVATLETFGFLPPMTQDEIYDQIAYIIAQGWSPVIEHVQPSGSMQTYWSYWKLPFFGEKDLNLVVSELEACHRAYPDHHVRIVGYDAYTQSQGTCFVVFQGR, encoded by the coding sequence ATGCCTTTCCAGAGCACAGTAGGTGACTATCAAACAGTCGCCACCCTGGAAACATTCGGCTTCTTACCGCCGATGACCCAGGACGAAATCTACGATCAAATCGCTTATATCATTGCTCAGGGTTGGAGCCCGGTTATTGAGCATGTTCAGCCAAGTGGTTCAATGCAGACTTATTGGTCTTATTGGAAGTTACCTTTCTTTGGCGAGAAAGATTTAAATTTGGTTGTTAGCGAGTTAGAAGCTTGCCATAGAGCATATCCTGACCATCACGTTCGTATCGTTGGATATGACGCGTATACACAAAGTCAAGGTACTTGCTTTGTAGTTTTCCAAGGCCGCTAG